TCGGCCCATCCGTCGCCGTCAGTCGATCAACTGCCAGTCTGAAACGGGTCCTACGCTTTAGCGGTCTTTCCTTGGGCTTGGGCTTCGATGCGGTGGGCACTCAGCAGCTACTCGGGAAACACGCGCAACGCTGGCCATCGCCTACTTGTGTAAAACCTTGAACAGCAGCCCAACGCCCGTGGCCTCGACCAGCGTATTTGCAATCCGAATTTAAAATGGCAGTTAGGATGATAAATCGCCATAGGCACGCGCGGGGACCGGTGGCGTCTTATTTTGTACTTGCAAGTACGACACCCTGCGCAGCCCTCTGCGCCACCCACCCCAGTCTCTGGCGCTGAAACTTGTTCGCTGCTGACCGGACAACATGTCTGGCAGGTGCTCCTCCGCACTCCCCCCACCATGATTTTGCTCCAAGCTGACCTTTGCCCAGAAATCGGGGGGCCTGGGTCTGGGAGCACAAAACCATGTCAGTTGACAATCCCGGCCAGGACACAAATCAAGTTCTCAAGGCAGCTTTCGCGCTCGGAGTGCTCAGCAACAGCCTGGGAGAAGCCACCGCCCAGGCCCTGCGGCTGGTCGGAATGGCAATTCTCGCCCGCGCCCTGGATCCCAGCGATTTTGGCCTTTACCGATTACTTCTGGTGGTAATAGGCATAAGCCAACTGCTGGTGGAACTGGGCGTGCCAGAAGCAATGATTCAGCGCCGTGAATTGGAACCCGATCGTCAAGCTGCCGGATTCTGGCTGATCGGGGCTGGCACTATTTTAGTGGTATGCGGCCTGGCCAGTGGCGGCGGGCTGCTAGCCCGCATACTTGGCACCGCCGATCAGGCTTGGCAGTACCGAATTCTCGCAGTGCCCGCCGCTTTTTGGGGTCTGGGCGCGCTGCCCAGCGCCAATTTGCGCCGCCAGATGCGCTTTGGCGCGCTGGCCCTAGCCGAGGCCACCGGCGAGGCGGCCTTTTTGATGGCCGCCCTAGTCGCGCTTTTTGTGATTCATCGCCCGCGCGAGGCCTTGCTGACAGGCTTGTGCGCCCGTTTTATCACCGAAGCATCCATGCTGGCGATGGCCGGCGCAATGTGGCCACAGGTGCCCCCCAGCGGCCTGGGCATCCGGCAAATCGGAGCGTTTGCTGCCCCGGTCTGCGCCGGTCGACTGTTCGTCAACCTCTCGGCCAACCTCGATTTTGTGCTGATCGCGCGCCTGCTCGGCACTGGGCCACTAGGCTATTACGCTATCGCCTGGGACTTATTGCGCTTTATTCCCAACCGACTTTATCGAATGGTAGTGCGATTGACTCTGCCACTGTTCTCGCGCTTGCAGGACGACAACTCGGTGTTGCGTACCACCTATCGCAATTTTGTGGGCACGCTGGCACGACTGGAATTGCCCTTGATGGCTTGTCTAGCGATTCTCGCCGATCCTATCGTCAAGCTTATCTACTCAGCCCGCTGGGAACCGGCCGCGCCCCTTTTGCAACTTTTGACTCCGGGACTGACCTTCGCCGCGCTGTCATTGGCAATGGGCTCGGTGTTTTGTTCCAAAGGTCGCCCCGCCATGGATATCTACCTGAACGGCCTGCGTATCGCCCTGATTGCGCTGACCGTCGTCACACTAGCCCGCTTTGGCCTGCTCGCGATCAGCGCCGGAATGAGTACGGTAGAGGGACTGACCGGTCTAATGGGTCAGTTTGTGGCTTGCGCACTCATCGAAGAGCGGTTGGCGCGCTTGATGAAGGAAGTTCTTCCCGGACTAGGCCTGGCGCTGGCCTGTGGTGGGCTATGCTGGGGCGCCAGCACGCTATTGGGTACCAACGTTGGCGCCTGGGTGCGTATCCTGATCAGCCTAGGCCTTGCCGCAGCCGCTTACGGTCTGTTGCAACGCGCGGCGATTCGCCGTTTTGCCAACCGAATCAGTCCTCTGATCGCCTGATTGATCGCACCCCTCACATATGCCTTAAGCTGTTCCCCACAAACTAACTGCCATTGGCTCATAGCTGCATTATAATTTAGCGTAGGCATTGAGCGGTTTGTTCCAAGTCTTCCGGCCACGGGGTCACTCAATCCAATCCGGAGGTCGAAGCTCTTCACCTCCAACGCGAGCTCAGCCAACTCCAAGCCAACAGCAAGGACCTGATGGACGCACGTTATTATCAGCTCGATGGCGAGCGGAGCCTGGAGCGTGGCGACGAGCAAGCAGCCATGCACGATTTTCGCGCTTCCGAACGCGCTTTGAGCATAGAGCAGAGCCCGACCCAAACCAACCAGTCTAGTCAATAGCCACTACGCGTCGGGTAAGTTAACTATGATATGGAGGCTCCATAAGTGTGTATCCATACCTGTGACTGACTTAGTTGATTCGAAATGAGGCAATTATCGTCAATCAGAAATTCTGCGTGCAAATCCTCGACAATAAGTTATGTACGGCGTTCACACGTCCTGATGCTCACTTCTGTCATGCTTTGGGTGTAAAGGATTTTTTCGCGCGGGTAGGGCCGCAACTTTGCGTTGAATGTGGAGCGACGTGTAGTGAGGGTATGAAAGGGAGCGGCGCGCTATCCCGCAAGCCGAGTCGAGCGCATGCTAATTCGCCGCCTCGTCGGCAAGCTCCAGCCGTTGAATCATCTGGATCGGCCCCAGCGCCTTCAACTCCGAAAGTAAGGCTTCAATCTCGCCCTGCTGCTCGCGCCCATACCACAGCCGCAACCGATGAGTGGCTGGGTCCGCGGTGCGCAAAGTGGCCAGGTTGTCGTAGGACTCCACCAACGCCTTGAACAAGGCGATCTGTTCAGGTGCGATTCGCAGATCTATTCTGACCATCGGCCTCTCCGCTCCTCTCGGTCGATCCGCTAGGATTTTAGCCGATGAACTGGCCGCGCCTAATACTGACCCTGGGCAAGGGGGGTAGCGGCAAGACCACCGCGGCCTGCGCGCTGGCTTTGCATCTGGCGCGCAGCCATCCTACGGTGCTGGCTGGACTGGACCATCGCCGTTCGGCGGCACGCCTGTTGGAGCTTGAAGGCAACGATACGGGAGTGCTGAGCCAGGAGCGGCTTACGCTGATTACGCTGGACGCCCGTGGTGAATTGGAACGCTTTATCGAGCGATTGGTGCCGCTGGCCGCGGTCTCGCGACGACTGATCGCAAGCCGAACCTTCGGATACGTGGCCGCGGCCCTGCCTGGGTTGGAGTCCTTTGTGTTGCTCAGTCGAATGGCCACGCTGGCATGGCAGGCTGCGTGCGAGGATCGCTATGTGGTGGTCGACGGGCTGTCCACCGGCACTACCCTGGAACTGTTGGCAGTGGCACCGGGGATGCGCCGGGTTGCTAACCGTGGCACGCTTAATCGGCTTGCGCTTGACTTGGAGGGCTTCCTCGCTGATCCAGCACGCTTCGGTGCGGCGGTAGTGATCGAGCCTCAGGAATTGGCGCTCAGAGAAGGGCTGGCTGCGGTCAACCAGCTCCGCCAGCACTTAGGAGTTCAACGGGTGAGTGTGATCCTAAACGGCGTACCGGCCCCCTTGTTTGCCGCCGCCGATCTGCGCGCCGCGCGCCCGCTGGGAGCCTCTAGCGCTCGCCTGATGCGCCGGCGGACCCAAATCGACGACGCGGTCCGTCGTGCCCGCCGGCAATTGCGTGCCGCCGTGCCTGACCTGATCGAGCTGCCGCTACTCTTCAGTCCGAGCTTCGGCCAAGCCGAGGTCCTCCAGCTCAGCCGTGCGCTGAGCGCGACATCCTGATGTGGAAGCGCGAGGACGGGCGGGTGTTGCTGTGCCTGGGCGCGGGCGGGGTAGGCAAAACCACCACTGCCTGCGCGCTGGCTATCCAAGCCGCCTACACCGGTCGCGACGTGGAGGTGTTAACCGTCGATCCGGCGCCACGCTTGCTTGATGCCCTGGGCTTGGACCAGCGCAGCGCCGCGCCGCAAGCGGTCGAGCTTGGCGCCGGCGCCGGTCGCCTACGCGCGCTCAAACTCGATCCCAAGACCACCTTCGACGCTGTGATCAGGCGCCATGCGCCGTCGGTTGCCGTGGCTGAGGGGATTTTGGCCAATCGGCTCTATCGCGACCTCTCCACGGCCCTGACCTGGGTGGGCGATTTCATGGCGATGGAGAAGCTGCTGGAGCTTTATAGCGAATCCGCCACCGGCCTGATCGTGATCGATACTCCACCGGCCGAGGAGGCTTTTGCCTTCCTGGACGCACCGCGCCGCCTGCTCGACCTGCTCAATTCTCGCGCCACCACGCTGCTGGGCAGCGGCCTGGACCGAGGGCTACGGTTGTCCGACCTGGCCGCACGCGGGGTACTGAGCGCCTTCGACCGGTTCAGTCGCCTGCATCTGCTCGCCGATGTGCAGAGCTTTGTCCAGAGTTTCGCCGGAATGTACCAGGGCTTTGCTCAACGCGCTGCGCGAGTTGCCGAACTTTTGCGCAGCGAGCAAGCAGCGGTGCTGGTGGTGACCAGTGCTACCACGGTTCGGATTCAGGAGACTGCGGACTTTCTCAGCGCGCTACGCGCGGCAAATATCCGGGTCAACGGCGTGCTGGTCAATCGGATCACCGCGCCGATTGGCGATCCTCCACGCATGGCCGGTGATCTCGCCCCCGCGTTGCGCCGCAAACTTCTGCGTAATTGGCGTGACTTCGCGGCCCTTAAGCAGCGTGAAGAGCGCGCTCTGAGCGGGCTGCAGGCGCTCATTCCGTCCGATATTGAATTACTTTGCGCGCCTGAACTTGGACACCAGCTGAGCAACCTGGCGGATCTGGCGAAATTGGCCAGGGCGATAGCCCCGCTGCGGCCATCAAGCTGATGCGACGGGCAAAAAGTTTCCCCCAACGCAACACAGCATCCGTAGATAAACCAACCACCCTCTTCAGCTGGGTTTTTTGCGAGTACCGGCACCACCGCGCGGACGAGGCGCGCGCGGCCGCTCGCTGATCAGGCGATCGACTTTGAGATTTAGGTTGAGCAGTTGGCCGTTGAGATGATCGATGCGGGCCTTC
This window of the Candidatus Binataceae bacterium genome carries:
- a CDS encoding ArsA-related P-loop ATPase, whose translation is MWKREDGRVLLCLGAGGVGKTTTACALAIQAAYTGRDVEVLTVDPAPRLLDALGLDQRSAAPQAVELGAGAGRLRALKLDPKTTFDAVIRRHAPSVAVAEGILANRLYRDLSTALTWVGDFMAMEKLLELYSESATGLIVIDTPPAEEAFAFLDAPRRLLDLLNSRATTLLGSGLDRGLRLSDLAARGVLSAFDRFSRLHLLADVQSFVQSFAGMYQGFAQRAARVAELLRSEQAAVLVVTSATTVRIQETADFLSALRAANIRVNGVLVNRITAPIGDPPRMAGDLAPALRRKLLRNWRDFAALKQREERALSGLQALIPSDIELLCAPELGHQLSNLADLAKLARAIAPLRPSS
- a CDS encoding DUF4911 domain-containing protein, producing MVRIDLRIAPEQIALFKALVESYDNLATLRTADPATHRLRLWYGREQQGEIEALLSELKALGPIQMIQRLELADEAAN
- a CDS encoding ArsA-related P-loop ATPase, whose product is MNWPRLILTLGKGGSGKTTAACALALHLARSHPTVLAGLDHRRSAARLLELEGNDTGVLSQERLTLITLDARGELERFIERLVPLAAVSRRLIASRTFGYVAAALPGLESFVLLSRMATLAWQAACEDRYVVVDGLSTGTTLELLAVAPGMRRVANRGTLNRLALDLEGFLADPARFGAAVVIEPQELALREGLAAVNQLRQHLGVQRVSVILNGVPAPLFAAADLRAARPLGASSARLMRRRTQIDDAVRRARRQLRAAVPDLIELPLLFSPSFGQAEVLQLSRALSATS
- a CDS encoding oligosaccharide flippase family protein translates to MSVDNPGQDTNQVLKAAFALGVLSNSLGEATAQALRLVGMAILARALDPSDFGLYRLLLVVIGISQLLVELGVPEAMIQRRELEPDRQAAGFWLIGAGTILVVCGLASGGGLLARILGTADQAWQYRILAVPAAFWGLGALPSANLRRQMRFGALALAEATGEAAFLMAALVALFVIHRPREALLTGLCARFITEASMLAMAGAMWPQVPPSGLGIRQIGAFAAPVCAGRLFVNLSANLDFVLIARLLGTGPLGYYAIAWDLLRFIPNRLYRMVVRLTLPLFSRLQDDNSVLRTTYRNFVGTLARLELPLMACLAILADPIVKLIYSARWEPAAPLLQLLTPGLTFAALSLAMGSVFCSKGRPAMDIYLNGLRIALIALTVVTLARFGLLAISAGMSTVEGLTGLMGQFVACALIEERLARLMKEVLPGLGLALACGGLCWGASTLLGTNVGAWVRILISLGLAAAAYGLLQRAAIRRFANRISPLIA